The Synchiropus splendidus isolate RoL2022-P1 chromosome 8, RoL_Sspl_1.0, whole genome shotgun sequence genome has a window encoding:
- the LOC128764090 gene encoding histone H2A, sperm-like, with protein sequence MSGRGKKAVTKPKSSVSRSSRAGITFPVGRIHRLLRRGGYADRVGSGAAVYLSAILEYLCAEILELAGNASHDNKKHRIAPRHILLAVRNDEELNKLLAGVTISEGGVIPNIQASLLPKKTKESKKDVSGARDVQSQEF encoded by the coding sequence atgtctggcaGAGGCAAGAAAGCTGTGACTAAGCCAAAATCCTCAGTCTCCCGGTCATCCAGAGCAGGAATCACTTTCCCAGTAGGCCGCATCCACAGACTGCTGAGGCGTGGGGGCTATGCCGACCGGGTGGGGAGCGGCGCTGCAGTCTACCTGTCCGCCATCTTGGAATACCTCTGCGCTGAAATTCTGGAGCTGGCGGGGAATGCCAGTCACGACAACAAGAAGCATCGGATTGCCCCTCGCCACATCTTGCTGGCGGTGAGGAACGACGAGGAGCTGAACAAGCTGCTGGCTGGAGTCACAATTTCAGAAGGAGGGGTCATCCCGAATATCCAGGCCAGCCTCCTGCCGAAGAAGACGAAGGAGTCAAAGAAGGATGTCTCCGGCGCTCGAGATGTTCAATCTCAAGAGTTTTGA
- the bmp16 gene encoding bone morphogenetic protein 16 produces the protein MFPANLLLLMVLLLPQASSGRQGGDNNEIDHDGSPLEPSLAQTIQSLLLSRLGLQSQPDPKPGVHVPGYLLDLYRFHQQQYHLLEDPSFSFPSRHIEQANTVRSFHHTEPLAAEDQKGVHISFNISSIPQEEKVLSAELRLRRSARASLGSGPHILNLYLSSDQKNPERSLLETRLLSSDLSGEEGRSLWEAFSISAELLHKALDGAGHLGFLLEVSPGNSSASLNDQSRSAVEEGDGHKQGHLRVCRSLGQNEHSWAEERPLLVTYTHDGRGAPLVTHSQRKSSGGQRMRGRKMTKDRRSSQNSSRNQKYQDIPTLEGDQGAASWSGRVKRNGGRAAKLKRLSRNRCRRHPLYVDFNDVGWHKWIIAPSGYDAFFCLGECRFPLADHMNSSSHAMVQTLVNSVNGAVPRACCVPTSLSPIALLYLDPQDRVVLKNYQDMVVEGCGCR, from the exons ATGTTCCCTGCTAACCTCCTGCTCCTCATGGTCCTGCTGCTACCTCAAGCCTCGTCTGGTCGCCAGGGTGGAGACAACAATGAGATCGaccacgacggctcccccctgGAGCCAAGCCTGGCACAGACCATACAGAGTCTCCTCTTGAGTCGCCTCGGCCTGCAGTCCCAGCCGGACCCGAAGCCCGGCGTGCATGTACCGGGGTACCTTTTGGATCTGTATCGTTTCCACCAGCAGCAGTACCACCTTCTGGAGGATCCATCCTTCAGCTTCCCGAGCCGACACATCGAGCAGGCCAACACCGTACGCAGTTTTCACCACACTG AGCCCCTCGCGGCTGAGGATCAAAAGGGGGTGCACATCTCCTTCAATATCTCGTCCATCCCGCAGGAAGAGAAGGTGCTCTCGGCTGAACTTAGACTCCGCCGCAGTGCCAGGGCCTCGCTGGGCTCGGGACCTCACATATTGAACCTTTACCTCTCTAGTGACCAGAAGAACCCTGAGCGCTCTCTGCTAGAGACGCGACTGCTGAGCAGCGACCTAAGCGGAGAGGAGGGACGTAGCCTTTGGGAAGCTTTCAGTATAAGCGCAGAGCTCCTTCACAAAGCGCTGGATGGAGCTGGTCACCTGGGCTTCCTGCTGGAGGTCAGTCCAGGGAACAGCTCGGCTTCGCTGAATGACCAGAGCCGTAGCGCTGTTGAAGAGGGAGATGGACACAAACAGGGACATCTGAGGGTGTGTCGCTCCTTGGGCCAGAATGAGCACAGCTGGGCCGAGGAGAGGCCCCTCTTGGTGACGTACACCCACGATGGCCGTGGAGCGCCTTTGGTCACACACAGCCAGAGGAAGTCCAGCGGCGGGCAGAGAATGCGAGggagaaaaatgacaaaagacagaagaagcaGCCAAAACAGCAGTCGAAACCAAAAATATCAAGATATTCCCACTTTGGAAGGTGATCAAGGAGCAGCCAGTTGGAGCGGAAGGGTCAAAAGGAACGGGGGTCGTGCGGCCAAGCTGAAGCGTCTTTCCAGAAACAGGTGTCGGCGCCATCCACTCTATGTAGATTTTAACGATGTAGGGTGGCACAAGTGGATCATCGCGCCCAGCGGCTACGACGCTTTCTTCTGCCTGGGAGAGTGTCGCTTTCCTCTGGCCGACCACATGAACTCCTCCAGCCACGCCATGGTCCAAACCCTGGTTAACTCTGTCAATGGAGCGGTGCCGCGGGCATGCTGCGTCCCCACCTCCTTGAGCCCAATCGCCCTGCTCTACTTGGACCCTCAAGATCGGGTGGTGTTGAAGAATTACCAGGACATGGTGGTGGAGGGCTGCGGCTGTCGATAG